One Natrinema longum genomic window carries:
- a CDS encoding sodium:solute symporter family protein: MRPVTLQLAIIVGYLVIALAVGLVAYRLTDRTAEDFYLASRTLGTVVLLFTTFATLLSAFTFFAGPNIAYAQGPEWILVMGLMDGIIFAILWYVVGYKQWLLGQQYGYVTLGEMLGDRFGSWWLRGLVAVVSLVWLFPYVMLQQVGAGTALEALTEGAVSYAAGAGLITAFMILYVVVAGMRGIAWTDTLQGAFMLVTTWVALLWVLAAVGGPGAATEALASNPDTGGFLSLGSDYYTVPWMLSTAITIGFGVAMFPQVNQRFFAAGSKTVLKQSFVLWPILCVLLFVPSFMLGAWAAGLEVAVPEGANVLPLVLAEFTPTWFAALVIAGAMAAMMSSSDSMLLSGSSYFTRDLFRPILGFFGVVVSERSEDLIARVGVVLFATAAFVVSLFQPATLFEIGNAAFSGFAQLALPIILALYWRGTTRAGITAGVVASQLFYILSLFLAVVPNSYAGWSAGIVGMGLGLVVTVVVSLVTSPAAAERRAIYFDRLGAD; this comes from the coding sequence GTGAGACCGGTCACGCTGCAGTTGGCTATCATCGTCGGCTACCTCGTGATCGCGCTCGCGGTCGGGCTGGTCGCCTACCGACTGACCGACCGCACGGCCGAGGACTTCTATCTGGCGAGCCGAACGCTCGGGACGGTCGTCTTGCTGTTTACGACCTTCGCGACGCTGCTGTCGGCGTTTACCTTCTTCGCGGGCCCGAACATCGCCTACGCGCAGGGTCCCGAGTGGATCCTCGTCATGGGGCTGATGGACGGCATCATCTTCGCGATACTCTGGTACGTCGTCGGCTACAAGCAGTGGCTGCTCGGCCAGCAATACGGCTACGTTACCCTCGGGGAGATGCTCGGCGACCGCTTTGGCTCGTGGTGGCTCCGCGGGCTCGTCGCCGTTGTCAGCCTCGTGTGGCTCTTTCCGTACGTCATGCTCCAGCAGGTCGGTGCCGGGACTGCCCTCGAGGCGCTCACCGAGGGCGCGGTTTCCTACGCCGCCGGGGCCGGCCTGATCACCGCGTTCATGATCCTCTACGTCGTGGTCGCGGGGATGCGCGGCATCGCTTGGACCGACACGCTCCAGGGTGCGTTCATGCTCGTCACCACCTGGGTCGCCCTGCTGTGGGTACTCGCGGCCGTCGGCGGCCCCGGCGCTGCGACCGAGGCGCTCGCGTCCAACCCCGACACCGGCGGCTTCCTCTCGCTGGGCAGCGACTACTACACGGTCCCGTGGATGCTTTCGACGGCGATCACGATCGGCTTCGGCGTCGCGATGTTCCCACAGGTCAACCAGCGCTTCTTCGCCGCGGGATCCAAAACGGTCCTCAAACAGTCCTTCGTTCTCTGGCCGATCCTCTGTGTCCTCCTCTTCGTCCCCTCGTTCATGCTGGGCGCGTGGGCCGCCGGCCTCGAGGTGGCGGTTCCGGAGGGTGCGAACGTCCTGCCGCTGGTCCTCGCCGAATTCACGCCGACCTGGTTCGCCGCGCTCGTCATCGCCGGCGCGATGGCTGCGATGATGTCTTCCTCCGACTCGATGCTGCTGTCGGGGTCGTCGTACTTCACGCGAGACCTCTTTCGACCGATCCTCGGGTTCTTTGGGGTGGTCGTCTCCGAACGCTCGGAGGATCTGATCGCCCGCGTGGGTGTCGTCCTCTTTGCCACCGCTGCGTTCGTCGTCAGTCTGTTCCAGCCCGCGACGCTGTTCGAAATCGGCAACGCGGCCTTCAGCGGCTTCGCCCAACTCGCACTGCCGATCATCCTCGCCCTCTACTGGCGCGGAACCACGCGAGCGGGCATCACTGCCGGAGTGGTAGCGAGCCAGCTCTTCTACATCCTGAGTCTCTTCCTCGCTGTCGTTCCGAACTCCTACGCCGGCTGGTCGGCCGGCATCGTCGGCATGGGACTCGGACTCGTCGTCACCGTCGTCGTGTCGCTCGTCACGTCGCCGGCGGCCGCCGAACGGCGCGCGATCTACTTCGACCGACTGGGCGCGGACTGA